CGCGTAGGCGAGCACCGCCCGCGCGGCCTCGGTGGCCAGGCCCCGGCCCCAGTGCGCCTCGGAGAGGCCGAAAAGCAGTTCCGGTTCCGGGACGACGTCGGCGAGCCTGAGTCCGCAGAACCCGATCAGGTCGGGCGATGCTGCGGCGTAGAGGCCCCAGAGCCCGAACCCACGTGCCTCGAGGTCGGCCTCGCTGGCCCGGAGGGCGTCTGCCGTTCGCTCCGCCGTGATGATCTCGTCGTCCCAGAGGAACCGACGCACGCCCGGCTCGGTCCAGAGCGCGTGGGTCGCCGCGAGGTGGTCGAGCGTGAGCGGGTCGAGCGCCAGGCGAGAGGAGCGGAGCCTCGGTCGCGTCATCGCGCGTCGGTTGGCTATCAGCTCGGTAGCCAGATCTTCTTCGCCATCACCACCTCCGCATCGCCGGGCAGGTTGAGGGGGGTGACGGATTTCGTGAAGAAGGCGAGCCCCTTGTAGCTGACGGTGTAGTGGTAGGTCGTCCTCACGATGCCGCCCGTCGCGTGGACCACGAGGGGCTGTTTCTGGCGCCCGACCACGGCGAGGAAGTCGTCTGGCTCCACGCGAACGAGCACGCCCGACGCCTTGATGGCGTTCGCGATGGCCGCCGCTGCGGCTGCGGCGCCTCCAGCGGCGGCTCCTGCTGCTGCACCCATGAGTCGGTCTCCCTTCC
The nucleotide sequence above comes from Acidobacteriota bacterium. Encoded proteins:
- a CDS encoding GNAT family N-acetyltransferase, whose translation is MTRPRLRSSRLALDPLTLDHLAATHALWTEPGVRRFLWDDEIITAERTADALRASEADLEARGFGLWGLYAAASPDLIGFCGLRLADVVPEPELLFGLSEAHWGRGLATEAARAVLAYAFDGLRLAAVGAATDAGNVRSARVLGRLGMRLVRRGDHHGLDTLWYRLSDADWPRVSARRRG